Proteins encoded in a region of the Phacochoerus africanus isolate WHEZ1 chromosome 8, ROS_Pafr_v1, whole genome shotgun sequence genome:
- the FAM98C gene encoding protein FAM98C yields MEGAEAEEREWAALAGDLLALGYEGFPEGASPGPSCPDFRALCARLAAELATLDALEREKEEGTEALSAGDGPGAEEEFLRQLAGLLRELHCPDRELCGRDCASSLRKPGARLRLLRFLCSELQAARLLRLHPRLDPSLEPSGGEWAGEGAEEESGLVQELVLTLQALGLPRPPRGTPASQLLRELHAKISELLPSLPPGFLQPLLSYPLDAPRWEALESLSQSLQDQYCCRRCLLLKRLDLTTSAFHWSERAEAQGEAMKAVLIPIREVLTPESDVSIAHVLAARADLSRLVPATSKTARRGTCCAINKVLMGSVPDRGGRPDELEPPMPSWQSRREDGGGRKAGRQCWGHKKKKK; encoded by the exons ATGGAGGGGGCGGAGGCGGAGGAGCGGGAGTGGGCCGCCTTGGCCGGGGACCTGCTGGCCCTGGG GTATGAGGGTTTCCCAGAGGGGGCGTCGCCGGGCCCCTCGTGCCCAGACTTCAGGGCGCTGTGCGCGCGGCTGGCGGCAGAGCTGGCGACGCTGGACGCCCTGGAGcgggagaaagaggaaggcacGGAGGCACTGAGCGCCGGCGACG GTCCCGGCGCCGAGGAGGAATTCCTGCGACAGTTGGCCGGCCTTTTGCGGGAGTTGCACTGCCCCGATCGAGAGCTCTGCGGCAGAGACTGCGCATCCTCCCTGCGGAAGCCGGGCGCGCGCCTGCGCCTGCTGC gCTTTCTCTGCTCGGAGCTCCAGGCAGCCCGCCTACTCCGCCTGCACCCCAGGCTGGATCCCAGCCTTGAGCCATCCGGTGGAgagtgggcaggggagggggcagaggaggaatcTGGCCTGGTCCAGGAACTGGTGCTTACTCTCCAAGCCCTGGGACTGCCCAGACCTCCGCGGGGGACCCCCGCCAGCCAGCTGCTGCGGGAGTTGCATGCCAAG ATCTCAGAGCTGctgccttccctgcccccagggtTCCTGCAGCCTCTTCTCAGCTACCCGCTGGATGCCCCCAGATGG GAAGCGCTGGAGTCTCTCTCACAAAGCCTGCAAGATCAGTACTGCTGCCGCCGCTGCCTCCTCCTCAAGCGCCTGGACCTCACAACATCTGCTTTCCACTGGAGTGAGCGAGCAGAG GCCCAAGGAGAGGCCATGAAGGCAGTGCTAATCCCAATTCGAGAGGTTCTGACCCCGGAATCGGATGTCTCCATTGCACATGTCCTGGCTGCCCGAGCTGACCTGTCTCGCCTTGTCCCCGCCACTAGCAAGACCGCCCGCCGAGGGACCTGCTGTGCTATCAACAAG GTGCTCATGGGCAGCGTGCCAGACCGGGGGGGCCGCCCAGATGAGCTGGAGCCTCCCATGCCCAGCTGGCAGAGCAGAAGAGAGGACGGAGGCGGGCGGAAGGCAGGCCGCCAGTGCTGGGGccacaagaagaagaagaagtga